The proteins below are encoded in one region of Streptomyces marianii:
- a CDS encoding DUF4190 domain-containing protein → MSDQSDQRPGGNGPEDPWAPPERRSPQDPQDPQNKVELGKEDRSGPGGPPGVHDHPTVTSVPTGDPFAAPAAGTGAGGDGNAVPPPPIAPGGPGQTAPGPYGYPGGAPGGTFGGSSYGAHAGYPGYPGYGAGGWAPAPANGMGITALVLGIIAVVGFCLYGLGIVLGVLALIFGFIGRARARRGEANNGGTALAGIILGAIGIVVGAAFLGLVIWAVANDPDFLERSEEDPWATTLTVATATR, encoded by the coding sequence ATGTCAGACCAGAGCGACCAGCGGCCGGGCGGGAACGGGCCCGAGGACCCGTGGGCTCCGCCGGAGCGCCGCTCGCCGCAGGACCCGCAGGACCCGCAGAACAAGGTGGAGCTGGGCAAGGAGGACCGGTCCGGGCCGGGCGGTCCTCCGGGCGTCCACGACCACCCCACGGTCACCTCCGTGCCGACCGGCGACCCGTTCGCCGCCCCCGCTGCCGGGACGGGCGCCGGAGGCGACGGGAATGCCGTGCCCCCGCCGCCGATCGCCCCGGGCGGCCCCGGGCAGACGGCTCCGGGCCCGTACGGCTACCCGGGCGGAGCACCGGGCGGCACGTTCGGCGGATCGTCCTACGGGGCGCACGCCGGCTACCCGGGCTATCCCGGCTACGGCGCCGGCGGGTGGGCACCGGCCCCGGCGAACGGCATGGGGATCACCGCGCTGGTGCTCGGCATCATCGCCGTCGTGGGGTTCTGCCTCTATGGGCTCGGGATCGTCCTCGGCGTCCTGGCACTGATCTTCGGCTTCATCGGCCGCGCCCGTGCCCGGCGCGGAGAGGCGAACAACGGCGGGACGGCACTCGCCGGGATCATCCTCGGTGCGATCGGCATCGTGGTCGGTGCCGCCTTCCTCGGCCTCGTCATCTGGGCGGTCGCCAACGATCCGGACTTCCTCGAGCGGTCCGAGGAAGACCCCTGGGCGACGACGCTGACCGTGGCCACGGCGACGCGCTGA
- a CDS encoding adenosine deaminase, translated as MTDLLPFIEGLPKAELHVHHVGSASPRIVSELAARHPDTKVPLDPGTLAEYFTFTDFAHFVEVYLSVVDLVRTPDDVRLLTFEVARDMARQNIRYAELTVTPFSSTRRGIPEQGFMEAIEDARKAAETELGVLLRWCFDIPGEAGLDAAEETARLAVDLRPEGLVSFGLGGPEIGVPRPQFKPYFDRAIAAGLRSVPHAGETTGPQTVWDALNDLRAERIGHGTSAPQDPELLAYLAEHRIPLEVCPTSNIATRAVATLDEHPVREMVAAGVLVTVNSDDPPMFGTDLNNEYAVAARLLELDERGVAALAKNAVEASFLDPSGKARIAGEIDAYTEQWLAK; from the coding sequence GTGACCGATCTGCTTCCCTTCATCGAGGGCCTTCCCAAGGCCGAGCTCCACGTGCACCACGTGGGCTCGGCGTCGCCGCGGATCGTGTCCGAGCTGGCGGCCCGGCACCCGGACACCAAGGTTCCCCTCGACCCCGGGACCCTCGCCGAGTACTTCACCTTCACCGACTTCGCGCACTTCGTCGAGGTCTACCTGTCGGTCGTGGACCTGGTCCGCACGCCCGACGACGTCCGCCTGCTGACGTTCGAGGTCGCCCGGGACATGGCCCGGCAGAACATCCGGTACGCGGAACTCACCGTGACCCCGTTCAGCTCGACCCGCCGCGGCATCCCCGAGCAGGGGTTCATGGAGGCGATCGAGGACGCCCGCAAGGCCGCCGAGACCGAGCTCGGCGTCCTGCTGCGCTGGTGCTTCGACATCCCCGGCGAGGCGGGCCTGGACGCCGCCGAGGAGACGGCCCGGCTGGCCGTCGACCTGCGCCCCGAGGGCCTGGTGTCGTTCGGTCTCGGCGGGCCCGAGATCGGCGTGCCCCGGCCGCAGTTCAAGCCGTACTTCGACCGCGCCATAGCCGCCGGGCTGCGATCCGTTCCGCACGCCGGCGAGACCACCGGACCGCAGACCGTCTGGGACGCGCTGAACGACCTGCGGGCGGAGCGCATCGGCCACGGCACCAGCGCCCCGCAGGATCCGGAGCTGCTGGCGTACCTCGCCGAACACCGGATCCCCCTGGAGGTCTGCCCGACCTCCAACATCGCCACCCGGGCCGTCGCCACGCTCGACGAGCACCCCGTCAGGGAGATGGTCGCGGCCGGCGTGCTCGTCACCGTCAACAGCGACGACCCGCCGATGTTCGGCACCGACCTCAACAACGAGTACGCGGTGGCCGCCCGGCTGCTCGAGCTGGACGAGCGGGGCGTCGCCGCCCTCGCGAAGAACGCCGTGGAGGCGTCGTTCCTCGACCCGTCCGGAAAGGCTCGGATCGCGGGCGAGATCGACGCGTACACCGAGCAGTGGCTCGCGAAGTGA
- a CDS encoding glycerophosphodiester phosphodiesterase translates to MRRVTVVGHRGDPYVARENTLPSLRAAIDRGADAVEVDVRLTRDGVPVLLHDDTLERLWGHDRPLARLSHAQLDGLTSGGVPTLEEALAAVGGHRLMLDLPGADEAAVRTIIGAVHGSGAADRVYYTGGPVGMLAVRDTDPDAEIALTWTTLAPPRPVLLASLRPRWLNYRFGLVSRELADRVHASGYLLSVWTADTRGTMRRLVGRGVDSITTNRVDALTRVLRGSRTGRGRTP, encoded by the coding sequence ATGCGCCGTGTCACGGTCGTAGGACACCGCGGCGATCCGTACGTCGCGCGGGAGAACACCCTGCCCTCGCTGCGGGCCGCGATCGACCGGGGCGCGGACGCCGTGGAGGTCGACGTCCGGCTGACCCGCGACGGTGTGCCCGTGCTGCTCCACGACGACACCCTCGAGCGGCTCTGGGGACACGACCGGCCGCTGGCCCGGCTCTCCCACGCGCAGCTCGACGGGCTGACCTCCGGCGGGGTGCCGACCCTCGAGGAGGCACTGGCGGCGGTCGGCGGCCACCGGCTCATGCTGGACCTGCCCGGCGCGGACGAGGCGGCCGTGCGCACGATCATCGGCGCGGTGCACGGGAGTGGCGCCGCCGACCGGGTCTACTACACGGGAGGTCCCGTCGGCATGCTCGCGGTCCGGGACACCGACCCGGACGCGGAGATCGCGCTGACCTGGACGACGCTCGCCCCACCGCGTCCCGTACTGCTCGCGTCGCTGCGGCCGCGCTGGCTCAACTACCGCTTCGGGCTGGTGAGCCGGGAGCTGGCGGACCGAGTCCACGCGAGCGGTTATCTGCTTTCCGTGTGGACCGCGGACACCCGTGGGACGATGCGCAGGCTCGTGGGTCGCGGAGTCGACTCGATCACCACGAACCGCGTGGACGCGCTCACCCGTGTCCTGCGGGGTTCCCGGACCGGGAGAGGACGCACGCCGTGA
- a CDS encoding SAM-dependent methyltransferase gives MTGPEDTGQDRIRTDIAHNARVWNYWLGGKDNYLIDRQVGDTVTGMYPSIGHVARADRAFLGRVVTHLAGDAGVRQFLDIGTGLPTVDNTHEVAQRIAPSARIVYVDNDPIVLSHARALLTSTPEGRTEYVDADAHRPGDILSAAEGTLDLSQPVAVMMLGILNFVLDTDEARSIVRHVMDAVPSGSFLALTHPTLELGGEGNAEAMAFWNKNATPPITARTRAEFAGFFEGLDLLEPGIVSCARWRDGGATTVEVAQFGAVGRKR, from the coding sequence GTGACAGGGCCCGAGGACACCGGCCAGGACAGGATCCGCACCGACATCGCCCACAACGCCCGCGTCTGGAACTACTGGCTGGGCGGCAAGGACAACTACCTGATCGACCGTCAAGTGGGCGACACGGTCACCGGGATGTATCCGAGCATCGGCCATGTGGCGCGCGCCGACCGGGCGTTCCTCGGCCGCGTCGTGACGCATCTCGCCGGTGACGCCGGGGTGCGCCAGTTCCTCGACATCGGCACCGGACTGCCGACCGTGGACAACACCCACGAGGTCGCCCAGCGCATCGCCCCGTCCGCGCGGATCGTGTACGTCGACAACGACCCGATCGTGCTCTCCCACGCCCGCGCCCTCCTCACGAGCACCCCCGAGGGCCGCACCGAGTACGTCGACGCCGACGCCCACCGGCCCGGCGACATCCTCAGCGCCGCGGAGGGGACGCTCGACCTGTCGCAGCCGGTGGCCGTGATGATGCTCGGCATCCTGAACTTCGTCCTCGATACGGACGAGGCCCGCTCGATCGTCCGGCACGTCATGGACGCCGTTCCGTCCGGCAGTTTCCTCGCGCTCACCCACCCGACGCTGGAGCTCGGCGGCGAGGGCAACGCGGAGGCGATGGCGTTCTGGAACAAGAACGCGACACCGCCCATCACGGCCCGGACGCGTGCCGAGTTCGCGGGCTTCTTCGAAGGACTGGACCTGCTGGAGCCCGGCATCGTCTCCTGCGCCCGCTGGCGCGACGGCGGGGCGACCACCGTCGAGGTCGCGCAGTTCGGCGCGGTGGGGCGCAAGCGCTGA
- a CDS encoding DUF1304 domain-containing protein, with product MTATAHVLVALVAVLHLYFLVLEMFLWERPPGRRLSGFDAETARATAPLAANQGLYNGFLAAGLVWGLAAAPPTGHRVQVFFLVCVVIAGLYGGATANRRIYVAQALPGALALAAVSAAG from the coding sequence GTGACCGCGACCGCTCATGTCCTCGTGGCGCTGGTGGCCGTACTGCACCTGTACTTCCTGGTGCTGGAGATGTTCCTGTGGGAACGGCCGCCCGGCCGGCGCCTGTCCGGCTTCGACGCGGAGACCGCGCGGGCCACCGCGCCCCTGGCTGCCAACCAGGGGCTCTACAACGGCTTTCTGGCCGCCGGGCTGGTCTGGGGCCTGGCGGCCGCGCCCCCGACGGGCCACCGGGTCCAGGTGTTCTTCCTCGTCTGCGTCGTGATCGCCGGGCTGTACGGCGGGGCCACCGCCAACCGCCGTATCTACGTCGCCCAGGCGCTCCCCGGCGCCCTGGCGCTGGCGGCAGTGTCGGCGGCGGGATGA
- a CDS encoding TetR/AcrR family transcriptional regulator yields MNGDPRTGTGGDPRADRTRARLRAALLDECRERPLAEVSVAGLVRRAGLGRATFYLHYPDLDALAVDACAEIVRDAVEALHAWRGVPDPEDPPSALTEFFSGVVPHAALYRALLREGGGGPLGDLLHRELRERSRRERELVGAPAPDLVASVVASAFTGLLADWLHGSVDAGPEDMAARVWRLLLALHTTPLG; encoded by the coding sequence ATGAACGGGGACCCCAGGACGGGGACGGGCGGGGACCCCAGGGCCGATCGGACCCGCGCCCGGCTGCGCGCCGCCCTCCTCGACGAGTGCCGGGAGCGGCCGCTGGCGGAGGTGAGCGTAGCGGGGCTGGTCCGGCGGGCCGGCCTGGGCCGGGCCACGTTCTATCTGCACTACCCGGACCTGGACGCCCTCGCGGTGGACGCCTGCGCGGAGATCGTCCGGGACGCGGTGGAGGCGCTGCACGCCTGGCGCGGGGTGCCGGATCCCGAGGACCCGCCGTCCGCGCTGACGGAGTTCTTCAGCGGCGTCGTCCCGCACGCCGCCCTGTACCGCGCCCTCCTCCGCGAGGGCGGCGGCGGCCCGCTCGGCGACCTCCTGCACCGCGAGCTGAGGGAGCGGAGCCGCCGTGAACGGGAGCTGGTGGGCGCGCCCGCCCCCGACCTGGTCGCCTCGGTCGTCGCGTCCGCCTTCACGGGCCTGCTCGCCGACTGGCTGCACGGCAGTGTCGACGCCGGCCCCGAGGACATGGCGGCCCGGGTCTGGCGCCTGCTGCTGGCGCTGCACACGACGCCGCTGGGCTGA
- a CDS encoding gamma-aminobutyraldehyde dehydrogenase — translation MTTELRRLRNYIDGEFRDAADGRTIEVVNPATGEAYATSPLSGQADVDAAMAAAAAAFPAWRDTTPAERQKALLKIADAFEERAEELIAAESENTGKPLGLTRSEEVPPMVDQIRFFAGAARMLEGRSAGEYMEGLTSIVRREPVGVCAQVAPWNYPMMMAVWKFAPALAAGNTVVLKPSDTTPASTVLIAEIIGSIVPKGVFNVICGDRDTGRMMVEHPVPAMASITGSVRAGMQVAESASKDLKRVHLELGGKAPVVVFEDTDIAKAVEDISVAGFFNAGQDCTAATRVLVHESIHDEFVSALAKAAQDTKTGMPDDEDVLFGPLNNENQLKQVSGFIDRLPAHAKVEAGGQRVGDKGYFYAPTVVSGLKQDDEIVQNEVFGPVITVQSFTDEAQAVEYANGVEYALASSVWTKDHARAMRMSKVLDFGCVWINTHIPLVAEMPHGGFKKSGYGKDLSAYGFDDYTRIKHVMTSLDA, via the coding sequence GTGACCACCGAACTGCGTCGTCTGCGCAATTACATCGACGGAGAGTTCCGGGACGCCGCTGACGGGCGGACCATCGAGGTGGTCAACCCGGCCACGGGCGAGGCGTACGCGACCTCCCCGTTGTCCGGCCAGGCGGATGTGGACGCCGCCATGGCGGCCGCCGCCGCGGCCTTCCCGGCCTGGCGCGACACCACCCCGGCCGAGCGCCAGAAGGCCCTGCTGAAGATCGCGGACGCCTTCGAGGAGCGGGCCGAGGAGCTGATCGCGGCCGAGTCGGAGAACACGGGCAAGCCGCTCGGGCTCACCCGCAGCGAAGAGGTCCCGCCCATGGTCGACCAGATCCGCTTCTTCGCGGGCGCGGCGCGGATGCTCGAGGGCCGCTCGGCGGGCGAGTACATGGAGGGGCTGACCTCCATCGTCCGCCGCGAGCCGGTCGGCGTCTGCGCGCAGGTCGCCCCGTGGAACTACCCGATGATGATGGCGGTCTGGAAGTTCGCCCCGGCCCTCGCCGCCGGCAACACCGTGGTGCTGAAGCCGTCGGACACCACCCCGGCCTCCACGGTCCTCATCGCCGAGATCATCGGCTCGATCGTGCCGAAGGGCGTCTTCAACGTCATCTGCGGCGACCGCGACACCGGCCGGATGATGGTCGAGCACCCGGTCCCGGCGATGGCCTCCATCACCGGTTCCGTACGGGCCGGCATGCAGGTGGCCGAGTCGGCGTCGAAGGACCTGAAGCGCGTCCACCTGGAACTGGGCGGCAAGGCACCGGTCGTCGTGTTCGAGGACACCGACATCGCGAAGGCCGTCGAGGACATCTCGGTCGCCGGTTTCTTCAACGCGGGCCAGGACTGCACGGCCGCGACGCGCGTGCTGGTGCACGAGTCCATTCACGACGAGTTCGTGAGCGCGCTGGCCAAGGCCGCGCAGGACACCAAGACCGGCATGCCCGACGACGAGGACGTGCTGTTCGGTCCCCTCAACAACGAGAACCAGCTGAAGCAGGTCTCCGGCTTCATCGACCGGCTCCCGGCCCACGCGAAGGTCGAGGCCGGCGGTCAGCGCGTCGGCGACAAGGGCTACTTCTACGCCCCGACCGTCGTCTCCGGCCTCAAGCAGGACGATGAGATCGTCCAGAACGAGGTCTTCGGCCCGGTCATCACCGTCCAGTCCTTCACCGACGAGGCGCAGGCCGTCGAGTACGCGAACGGCGTGGAGTACGCCCTCGCGTCCTCGGTGTGGACCAAGGACCACGCCCGCGCGATGCGCATGTCCAAGGTGCTGGACTTCGGCTGTGTGTGGATCAACACCCACATCCCGCTGGTCGCCGAGATGCCGCACGGCGGCTTCAAGAAGTCGGGCTACGGCAAGGACCTGTCGGCGTACGGCTTCGACGACTACACGCGCATCAAGCACGTGATGACGTCCCTGGACGCGTAG
- a CDS encoding Lrp/AsnC family transcriptional regulator has protein sequence MASRSTDSRTGGGGTSPTIDAVSLAIIEQLQEDGRRPYAAIGKAVGLSEAAVRQRVQKLLDQGVMQIVAVTDPLTVGLRRQAMVGINVEGDLDPVADALTAMSECEYVVITAGSFDLMVEIVCEDDDHLLEVINRRIRTLPGVRSTESFVYLKLKKQTYMWGTR, from the coding sequence GTGGCCAGTCGAAGCACAGACTCCAGGACCGGGGGCGGCGGTACCTCCCCCACGATCGATGCCGTCTCCCTGGCGATCATCGAGCAACTGCAGGAGGACGGGCGCCGGCCCTACGCCGCGATAGGCAAGGCCGTCGGCCTTTCCGAGGCGGCGGTCCGGCAGCGCGTCCAGAAGCTGCTCGACCAAGGCGTGATGCAGATCGTCGCCGTCACGGACCCGCTCACCGTGGGACTGCGGCGCCAGGCGATGGTCGGGATCAACGTCGAGGGCGACCTGGACCCGGTGGCAGATGCGCTGACCGCGATGTCCGAGTGCGAGTACGTCGTCATAACGGCGGGTTCGTTCGACCTGATGGTGGAGATCGTCTGCGAGGACGACGACCACCTGCTGGAAGTGATCAACCGGCGCATCCGCACCCTCCCCGGCGTGCGCTCCACCGAGAGCTTCGTCTACCTCAAGCTCAAGAAGCAGACCTACATGTGGGGAACCCGATAG
- a CDS encoding aspartate aminotransferase family protein: MGNPIAVSKDRSDLSKSAYDHLWMHFTRMSSYENSPVPTIVRGEGTYIYDDKGKRYLDGLAGLFVVQAGHGRRELAEVAARQAEELAFFPVWSYAHPKAVELAERLAGEAPGDLNKVFFTTGGGEAVETAWKLAKQYFKLTGKPTKYKVISRAVAYHGTPQGALSITGLPGLKAPFEPLVPGAHKVPNTNIYRAPLHGDDPEAFGRWAADQIEQQILFEGPDTVAAVFLEPVQNAGGCFPPPPGYFQRVREICDQYDVLLVSDEVICAFGRLGKTFACDKFGYVPDMITCAKGMTSGYSPIGACIVSDRLAEPFYKGDNTFLHGYTFGGHPVSAAVGLANLDLFEREKLNQHVLDNEGAFLSTLQKLHNLPIVGDVRGNGYFYGIELVKDKHTKESFNEEETERVLYGFLSKALFDAGLYCRADDRGDPVVQLAPPLISTQETFDEIEQILRGVLTEAWSKL; this comes from the coding sequence GTGGGGAACCCGATAGCCGTGAGCAAGGACCGCAGCGACCTCTCCAAGTCCGCCTACGACCACCTGTGGATGCACTTCACCCGCATGTCGTCGTACGAGAACTCCCCCGTGCCCACCATCGTGCGCGGTGAGGGCACCTACATCTACGACGACAAGGGCAAGCGCTACCTCGACGGCCTCGCCGGCCTGTTCGTGGTCCAGGCCGGGCACGGCCGCAGGGAGCTGGCCGAGGTGGCCGCCCGGCAGGCCGAGGAGCTGGCCTTCTTCCCGGTGTGGTCCTACGCCCACCCGAAGGCGGTCGAGCTCGCCGAGCGCCTCGCGGGCGAGGCCCCCGGCGACCTCAACAAGGTCTTCTTCACCACCGGCGGCGGCGAGGCGGTCGAGACCGCGTGGAAGCTCGCCAAGCAGTACTTCAAGCTCACCGGCAAGCCGACCAAGTACAAGGTGATCTCCCGCGCGGTCGCGTACCACGGCACCCCGCAGGGCGCCCTGTCCATCACCGGCCTGCCGGGGCTGAAGGCCCCGTTCGAGCCGCTGGTGCCCGGTGCGCACAAGGTCCCGAACACCAACATCTACCGCGCGCCGCTGCACGGCGACGACCCGGAGGCCTTCGGCCGCTGGGCCGCCGACCAGATCGAGCAGCAGATCCTGTTCGAGGGCCCGGACACCGTCGCCGCGGTGTTCCTGGAGCCCGTGCAGAACGCCGGCGGATGCTTCCCGCCGCCGCCCGGGTACTTCCAGCGGGTCCGGGAGATCTGCGACCAGTACGACGTACTGCTGGTCTCCGACGAGGTCATCTGTGCCTTCGGCCGCCTCGGCAAGACCTTCGCCTGCGACAAGTTCGGCTACGTGCCGGACATGATCACCTGCGCCAAGGGCATGACCTCGGGCTACTCCCCGATCGGCGCCTGCATCGTCTCCGACCGGCTCGCCGAGCCGTTCTACAAGGGCGACAACACCTTCCTGCACGGCTACACCTTCGGCGGCCACCCGGTCTCCGCGGCCGTCGGCCTCGCCAACCTCGACCTGTTCGAGCGCGAGAAGCTCAACCAGCACGTCCTGGACAACGAGGGCGCGTTCCTCTCGACGCTGCAGAAGCTGCACAACCTGCCGATCGTCGGCGACGTCCGCGGCAACGGGTACTTCTACGGCATCGAGCTCGTGAAGGACAAGCACACCAAGGAGTCCTTCAACGAGGAGGAGACCGAGCGGGTCCTCTACGGCTTCCTCTCCAAGGCGCTGTTCGACGCCGGCCTGTACTGCCGTGCCGACGACCGCGGCGACCCGGTCGTCCAGCTCGCCCCGCCGCTGATCTCCACCCAGGAGACCTTCGACGAGATCGAGCAGATCCTGCGCGGCGTCCTCACCGAGGCCTGGTCGAAGCTGTAG
- a CDS encoding ABC transporter ATP-binding protein: MVVPPDNDVLWARSLNHAFGGSPALCGVSLGVREGEILAVNGPRGSGKTTLLRCLSGQIVPHQGEVWFNSTPVHTMGALNRERLRRERFGWIGPEPQLVPELTAWENAALPLLLRGSSHRKARTAALEWMERLDIGRCARKRPRALLQSQRQRIALARALVTTPAVLFADEPTATLHSSDRAQVLRTLTTAARSHRITLVLATHDEEVATLADRGVSLVDGRRVTPVRDAEAEGRAECSLSV, translated from the coding sequence ATGGTGGTCCCGCCGGACAACGATGTGCTCTGGGCGCGGTCCCTGAACCACGCCTTCGGCGGCTCGCCCGCCCTCTGCGGAGTCTCCCTCGGAGTGCGCGAGGGGGAGATCCTCGCGGTGAACGGCCCGCGCGGCAGCGGGAAGACGACCCTGCTGCGCTGCCTCTCGGGGCAGATCGTGCCGCACCAGGGCGAGGTGTGGTTCAACAGCACACCCGTCCACACCATGGGGGCGCTGAACCGCGAGCGGCTGAGGCGCGAGCGCTTCGGCTGGATCGGGCCGGAACCCCAGCTCGTGCCCGAACTGACCGCCTGGGAGAACGCGGCGCTGCCGCTGCTGCTGCGCGGCTCCTCGCACCGCAAGGCCAGGACCGCCGCCCTGGAATGGATGGAACGACTCGACATCGGGCGGTGCGCCCGCAAGCGGCCCCGGGCGCTGCTGCAGTCGCAGCGGCAGCGGATCGCCCTCGCCCGTGCCCTGGTCACCACTCCCGCGGTGCTGTTCGCCGACGAGCCGACCGCCACACTGCACAGCTCCGACCGGGCCCAGGTGCTGCGCACCCTCACCACCGCCGCCCGGTCCCACCGCATCACCCTCGTACTCGCGACCCATGACGAGGAGGTCGCGACCCTTGCCGACCGTGGCGTGTCGCTGGTGGACGGCCGGCGTGTCACCCCGGTGCGGGACGCGGAGGCGGAAGGCCGGGCCGAGTGCTCGCTCTCCGTCTGA
- a CDS encoding ABC transporter ATP-binding protein, producing the protein MLALEDATVRFGRRVALDGVDLEVADHEIVCVLGPSGSGKSTLLRAVAGLQPLDGGRVLLGGGDQTGVLVHRRGVGLMFQDHQLFPQRDVGGNVAFGLRMHGVPKAERRLRVEELLELVGLPGAARRAVGTLSGGEQQRVALARALAPSPRLLMLDEPLGQLDRTLRERLVVELRAVFRRLGTTVLAVTHDQGEAFALADRVVVMRDGRVAQSGTPRDVWQRPVSEFVARFLGFANVVPATVTGDTAETPWGGVPVPVGSPQGACRLLVRPSAVRLRPRGTGLPCAVESLTFRGHHVAVRLRPDDAPPLEAECGLRDAPEPGVEVGVAFDAEDVVVLRPDTGD; encoded by the coding sequence ATGCTGGCGCTGGAGGACGCGACCGTACGCTTCGGGCGGCGGGTGGCGCTGGACGGAGTGGACCTGGAGGTCGCCGACCACGAGATCGTGTGTGTGCTCGGACCGAGCGGCAGCGGCAAGTCGACCCTGCTGAGGGCCGTCGCCGGGCTCCAGCCCCTGGACGGCGGCCGGGTGCTGCTCGGCGGCGGCGACCAGACCGGAGTGCTGGTGCACCGCCGCGGGGTGGGCCTGATGTTCCAGGACCACCAGCTCTTCCCGCAGCGCGACGTCGGCGGCAACGTCGCCTTCGGGCTGCGGATGCACGGCGTGCCGAAGGCCGAGCGGCGTCTGCGGGTCGAGGAGTTGCTGGAACTGGTCGGGCTCCCGGGCGCCGCGCGACGGGCCGTCGGCACGCTCTCCGGTGGTGAGCAGCAGCGCGTCGCCCTGGCCCGGGCACTCGCGCCCAGCCCGCGGCTGCTGATGCTCGACGAGCCCCTGGGCCAGCTCGACCGCACTCTCCGGGAACGGCTCGTCGTCGAACTGCGTGCGGTGTTCCGCCGGCTGGGCACCACGGTGCTGGCCGTCACCCACGACCAGGGGGAGGCCTTCGCGCTCGCCGACCGGGTCGTGGTCATGCGCGACGGACGCGTCGCCCAGTCGGGCACACCCAGGGACGTGTGGCAGCGGCCCGTCTCGGAGTTCGTCGCCCGGTTCCTCGGCTTCGCCAACGTGGTGCCCGCGACGGTGACCGGGGACACGGCCGAGACCCCCTGGGGCGGTGTCCCGGTTCCCGTGGGCTCACCCCAGGGCGCCTGCAGGCTGCTGGTACGGCCGTCCGCGGTACGGCTTCGGCCACGCGGCACGGGACTGCCGTGCGCGGTGGAGTCCCTGACCTTCCGCGGCCACCATGTCGCCGTACGGCTGCGGCCGGACGACGCGCCGCCGCTGGAGGCCGAGTGCGGGCTCAGGGACGCGCCCGAGCCGGGCGTCGAGGTCGGGGTCGCGTTCGACGCGGAGGACGTGGTGGTCCTGCGACCCGACACCGGCGACTGA